From Triticum urartu cultivar G1812 chromosome 2, Tu2.1, whole genome shotgun sequence, a single genomic window includes:
- the LOC125535140 gene encoding putative disease resistance protein RGA3: MDPPMPRSLVFPSIDRPVPAAVLSMDLPLEVAFRAMARAVEQFNSFGEKQAKRLMVAGAGGGKLREVATQLEQIRELLWGVDDGRSSPAAAESFYGIDDLIDEMEYHRLAFHLEASPNTNPKVSNPLTSALRLGRRFLSSSSSSSSSDGASRSRWFLKDLDSVATTLATLLNQFQGSSLPLAVSDAAPQDNKVFGRSRELNDIVQMLTEPMPSHTTGCKIISIVGFGGLGKTTLAQSVYDHIGVKGHFDLTAWAHVSAKPDRLELANQILCSASPTYRGSIDKDATFGALQSQLTQLLASKRVLLVLDDVWDVAQDTWQELLIPLKSAQSGSRIIVTTRTPKVADMLGASHTYHLNPLGIEDCWSLFHRYAFGGWSTHDSSDELEQIGRVIVAKVDGLPLAVKVLAGLLGATKSTKYWRIISEKQFSGDATLSSLRLSYSYLPGRLKQCFAFCSIFPRNWKFDQRTMIRLWMANGFIQSQTDTGKRMEDLGTDYFNALLSRSFFQTLRQGPRTHCIMHDLIHDLAVSVSTNDCFQIEPGMTRSIPSTVRHISVTTDGVQDINAAINMLPKKLRTLLVLRTRSFSSYCLQGDFLAKLKTLRVLDISHSDYTELPRSISCLIHLRYLSLCRTIRSLPESTSKLLQLQTLHFTDRCSLDKLPAGISRLVKLRHLGIDMKYIAQVPGIGRLINLQGSVEFCVKKGGGHALQELNGINGLHGQLKIKGLDNVLSKDEATKTDMKRKENLRALRLEWSSASRILTPVTDYEVLENLQPHQNLKELHIVRYLGATAPSWLQYAALRELQSLHLVNCRSLGVLPPLGLLPSLQQLHMKELCTVKRIGHEFYGTVDLSFPSLKVLVFDDFPSLVEWSEVRADPFPCLQKLEIVDCPKLIQVPAFPPSVSELTVERTLLISNMRLAPYSSSRLEILTLNVSTTSVLCRGLFHQSHLESIVVLNINAGCKQLVSAEGLHTFTSLQKLQLCHSDISDQNLGSLLQVLPSLYSVEMIDLPNMTSLLVPTKNNLCTTVTELQISNCPQLSSIVSLGTFVSLKRLVIEKCPKLTAASFPVSFWRLTALKVLSISYCTEFQSLPSCGLPTSIEALHLVGCHPKLHENSSNRTVNS, translated from the coding sequence ATGGATCCGCCGATGCCGAGGTCCCTTGTGTTTCCGTCGATCGATCGGCCGGTGCCGGCGGCCGTCCTCTCCATGGATCTCCCGTTGGAGGTGGCTTTCCGGGCCATGGCGCGCGCCGTGGAGCAGTTCAACTCCTTCGGTGAGAAGCAGGCCAAGCGTCTCATGGTCGCCGGCGCCGGGGGCGGCAAGCTGCGGGAGGTGGCGACCCAGCTGGAGCAGATCCGCGAACTGCTCTGGGGCGTCGACGACGGGAGGAgctctccggcggcggcggagtcctTCTACGGCATCGACGATCTGATCGATGAGATGGAGTACCACAGGCTCGCCTTCCACCTCGAAGCCTCCCCAAATACAAATCCAAAGGTCAGCAATCCCCTCACTTCTGCCCTCAGGCTGGGCAGGCGATTCcttagcagcagcagcagcagcagcagcagcgatGGGGCGTCCCGCTCCCGGTGGTTCCTCAAGGATCTGGATTCCGTCGCAACCACTCTGGCCACTCTGCTCAACCAATTCCAAGGATCCAGTCTGCCGCTTGCCGTCTCGGATGCGGCGCCTCAGGACAACAAGGTGTTTGGCCGCAGCAGGGAGCTCAATGACATCGTGCAAATGCTGACAGAGCCGATGCCATCCCACACCACTGGCTGCAAGATAATCTCCATTGTTGGCTTCGGCGGTTTGGGCAAGACCACGCTCGCCCAGTCGGTCTACGACCACATCGGGGTTAAGGGCCACTTTGATCTTACAGCATGGGCACATGTCTCCGCCAAGCCTGACAGACTGGAACTAGCAAATCAGATACTGTGTTCGGCAAGCCCAACCTACCGTGGATCCATTGACAAAGATGCCACCTTCGGAGCTCTTCAGTCGCAACTCACTCAACTTCTGGCATCCAAGAGAGTCCTGCTTGTTCTCGATGATGTGTGGGATGTGGCCCAAGATACATGGCAAGAACTCCTCATTCCTCTTAAATCTGCCCAAAGTGGGAGCAGAATTATTGTGACCACCCGAACACCAAAGGTTGCTGACATGCTTGGTGCATCTCACACCTACCACCTgaatccactgggcatcgaagatTGTTGGTCCTTGTTCCACCGATATGCTTTTGGGGGCTGGAGCACACATGATTCCAGTGATGAACTTGAGCAGATTGGGAGGGTGATTGTTGCTAAAGTCGACGGATTGCCTTTGGCTGTCAAGGTGCTGGCAGGACTGCTTGGAGCTACAAAGAGCACTAAGTACTGGCGTATTATCTCGGAAAAACAATTTTCCGGAGATGCCACTCTCTCCTCGCTGCGTTTGAGCTACAGTTACCTGCCAGGACGACTCAAGCAATGCTTTGCATTCTGCAGCATATTTCCCAGGAACTGGAAGTTTGACCAAAGAACCATGATCCGCCTTTGGATGGCCAATGGTTTTATACAGTCCCAAACCGACACTGGTAAAAGGATGGAGGATCTGGGCACAGATTATTTCAATGCTCTCCTATCTCGGTCATTCTTCCAAACTCTTAGGCAGGGCCCTCGCACACACTGTATCATGCATGACCTGATCCATGATCTTGCAGTGTCAGTTTCAACCAATGATTGCTTTCAAATTGAGCCTGGCATGACCCGTTCTATCCCCTCAACGGTGCGCCATATCTCGGTCACTACGGATGGCGTACAAGACATCAATGCTGCCATCAACATGCTACCGAAAAAGCTGCGCACCTTGTTAGTTCTGAGAACTCGTTCTTTCTCCTCATATTGTCTTCAAGGAGACTTCTTAGCAAAGCTCAAGACTTTGCGGGTGCTTGATATTAGCCACTCTGACTACACTGAATTGCCAAGATCCATTTCCTGCTTAATCCATCTCCGTTACCTGTCCTTGTGTCGGACCATTCGGAGTCTTCCAGAGTCGACAAGCAAGCTGCTCCAGCTACAAACGTTGCACTTTACAGACAGGTGTTCCCTTGATAAGCTTCCAGCAGGAATAAGTAGGCTTGTAAAGTTGCGGCACCTTGGAATCGACATGAAGTACATTGCACAGGTGCCAGGCATTGGTCGGCTTATTAATCTGCAGGGATCTGTTGAGTTCTGTGTTAAAAAGGGGGGAGGGCATGCCTTGCAGGAGCTGAATGGCATAAACGGTCTCCATGGCCAACTAAAAATTAAAGGCCTTGACAATGTTTTGAGCAAGGATGAAGCCACCAAGACCGACATGAAAAGAAAAGAGAATCTCAGGGCGCTGAGACTGGAATGGAGTTCAGCTAGTAGAATTCTCACCCCTGTGACTGACTATGAAGTACTAGAAAACCTACAGCCACATCAAAACTTGAAGGAACTTCACATTGTGAGGTATCTTGGCGCAACAGCTCCAAGTTGGTTACAGTATGCTGCGCTGAGGGAGCTGCAATCCTTGCACCTTGTTAATTGCAGGAGCTTGGGCGTTCTACCTCCACTGGGGCTCCTGCCGTCACTCCAACAATTACACATGAAGGAGCTGTGCACAGTTAAACGAATTGGACATGAGTTCTATGGTACAGTTGACTTGTCATTTCCATCCCTGAAGGTTCTTGTGTTTGATGACTTTCCCAGCTTGGTTGAGTGGTCTGAAGTGAGGGCCGATCCATTTCCTTGTCTGCAGAAGCTAGAGATTGTAGACTGCCCAAAGTTGATTCAAGTTCCTGCATTTCCCCCATCTGTCTCTGAACTTACAGTGGAGCGAACATTGTTGATATCCAATATGAGGCTTGCTCCATATTCTTCGTCAAGATTAGAGATACTCACACTGAATGTTTCCACAACTAGTGTACTTTGCAGGGGACTATTCCATCAAAGCCATCTAGAATCTATTGTGGTTTTAAACATAAACGCTGGCTGCAAGCAGCTTGTTTCTGCTGAGGGACTGCACACCTTTACGTCTCTCCAAAAGCTTCAGCTGTGCCACTCTGACATATCAGATCAGAATTTGGGAAGTCTTCTTCAGGTGCTGCCCTCTTTGTACTCGGTTGAGATGATAGATCTGCCCAACATGACATCTCTTCTGGTGCCAACAAAAAATAATTTGTGTACTACCGTCACGGAGTTGCAAATATCAAACTGTCCACAGCTCTCTTCTATAGTCTCCTTGGGTACTTTTGTTTCACTGAAACGTTTGGTGATTGAGAAATGCCCCAAACTGACGGCAGCATCCTTCCCAGTAAGTTTTTGGAGACTCACAGCCCTCAAGGTTCTGAGTATATCATACTGCACAGAGTTCCAGTCCTTACCTAGTTGTGGTCTGCCAACCTCAATAGAAGCACTTCATCTCGTTGGGTGTCACCCAAAGCTGCATGAAAATTCAAGCAACAGAACTGTCAATTCCTGA